The Mesorhizobium sp. NBSH29 genome has a segment encoding these proteins:
- a CDS encoding sulfite oxidase: MSAMVGASIPFHRNMPFGLVPAAFAQDHDVLAGKDGLTLLNDRPLNVETPPELLDDAVTPTNRHFVRNNGVPPENTDPENWTLTIDGFVDNKLTLSIADLRENFEVVKLQLTLECGGNGRGAFNPPAKGLQWTYGGIGCAEWTGVRLKDVLEKAGVQSNVVYTAHYGADTHLSGNPDRQPISRGLPIAKAMTDNILIAFEMNGEAMHPMNGAPLRLVVPGWPASTAHKWLTRIELRDQVHDGPKMMGTSYRVPAYPVAAGQQVSTEDFVIIERMPVKSIVTFPANGADIGMETEVRGHAWSGDRSISKLDISIDFGATWQSTELDAPVNDGAWQNWRATLALPQAGYYEIWARATDSEAETQPFAIAWNPKGYLNNTMHRVGVRAS, from the coding sequence ATGTCGGCAATGGTCGGAGCCTCCATACCCTTCCACCGCAACATGCCTTTCGGGCTGGTGCCAGCGGCTTTCGCGCAGGACCATGACGTCCTTGCCGGCAAAGATGGCCTCACGCTTCTGAACGATCGACCTCTCAACGTCGAGACACCGCCCGAGCTGCTCGATGATGCGGTCACCCCCACCAATCGGCATTTCGTGCGCAACAATGGCGTTCCCCCGGAAAATACCGATCCCGAAAATTGGACGCTGACGATCGACGGCTTCGTCGACAACAAGCTCACTCTGTCCATTGCCGATCTGCGGGAAAACTTCGAGGTGGTGAAATTGCAGCTCACGCTCGAATGCGGCGGCAATGGGCGTGGCGCCTTCAACCCACCCGCTAAAGGCCTTCAATGGACCTACGGCGGCATCGGCTGCGCCGAATGGACGGGCGTGCGCCTGAAGGACGTTCTGGAAAAGGCCGGCGTCCAGTCAAACGTCGTATACACCGCCCACTACGGTGCTGACACGCACCTGTCAGGCAACCCCGACAGGCAACCCATTTCGCGCGGCCTGCCCATCGCAAAGGCAATGACTGACAATATCCTCATTGCCTTCGAAATGAACGGCGAGGCCATGCACCCGATGAACGGTGCGCCCTTAAGGCTGGTTGTCCCTGGCTGGCCAGCCTCAACCGCCCACAAATGGTTGACCCGCATCGAACTGCGCGACCAGGTGCATGATGGCCCCAAGATGATGGGCACTTCATACCGCGTGCCAGCCTATCCCGTCGCTGCCGGCCAACAGGTTTCGACGGAAGATTTCGTCATAATCGAGCGCATGCCGGTCAAGTCCATTGTCACTTTCCCTGCCAATGGCGCGGATATCGGCATGGAAACCGAGGTACGTGGCCACGCCTGGTCGGGCGATCGTTCGATCAGTAAGCTCGACATCTCCATAGACTTCGGCGCGACGTGGCAGAGCACGGAACTCGACGCGCCGGTCAACGACGGTGCCTGGCAGAATTGGCGCGCGACACTGGCGCTGCCACAGGCCGGATATTATGAGATTTGGGCTCGGGCGACCGACAGCGAAGCTGAAACGCAGCCTTTCGCAATCGCCTGGAACCCCAAGGGATACCTCAACAACACGATGCACCGGGTTGGCGTCCGCGCCAGTTGA
- the ffh gene encoding signal recognition particle protein: MFESLQERLGSILNGLTGRGALSEADVTAAMREVRRALLEADVALEVVRSFTDKVRAKAIGATVLKSIKPGQMVVKIVHDELVEMLGSEGEVIDLNAPAPVVVMMVGLQGSGKTTTTAKLAKRLTERQGKKVLMASLDTQRPAAQEQLRQLGEQVKVATLPIVAGQTPVEIARRAVQAAKLGGHDVIILDTAGRTHIDVPLMAEMTEIKRVSNPHEILLVADSLTGQDAVNLARSFDESVGITGLVLTRMDGDGRGGAALSMRAVTGKPVKIIGTGEKMDALEEFHPKRIADRILGMGDIVSLVEKAAETIDAEQAAAMAKKMQSGKFDLNDLAAQLGQMQKMGGMGGIMGMMPGMGKMKDQMSAAGMDDKMFARQVAIISSMTKAERANPDILKHSRKKRIAAGSGTDAAAINKLLKMHRQMADMMKAMGGKGKGGGMMRGMMGGMAQKMGLGGMMGGGMPDLSSMDPKQLEALQKQAQASGLGGGMPRGLPGLPGGGLPGLPGGMKLPGLGGGLPGLPKKK; this comes from the coding sequence ATGTTTGAATCGCTTCAGGAGCGCCTTGGCTCCATTCTGAACGGACTGACCGGCCGCGGCGCGCTGTCGGAGGCGGACGTTACCGCTGCCATGCGCGAAGTGCGCCGTGCGCTGCTCGAAGCGGATGTCGCACTCGAAGTGGTTCGCTCTTTCACCGATAAAGTTCGTGCCAAGGCTATTGGCGCAACGGTTCTGAAGTCGATCAAGCCCGGCCAGATGGTCGTCAAGATCGTGCATGATGAACTGGTCGAGATGCTGGGCTCCGAAGGCGAGGTAATAGACCTCAATGCGCCGGCGCCGGTCGTTGTGATGATGGTTGGCCTTCAGGGCTCCGGCAAGACGACGACCACTGCCAAGCTGGCGAAGCGCCTCACCGAGCGCCAGGGCAAGAAGGTCCTGATGGCCTCGCTGGATACCCAGCGCCCCGCCGCGCAGGAACAGCTGCGGCAGCTTGGCGAACAGGTGAAGGTTGCAACGCTGCCCATCGTTGCCGGCCAGACCCCGGTTGAGATTGCGCGCCGCGCCGTGCAGGCGGCCAAGCTGGGCGGTCATGATGTGATCATCCTCGACACGGCTGGCCGCACGCATATTGATGTGCCGCTGATGGCCGAGATGACGGAGATCAAGCGCGTCTCGAACCCGCACGAAATTCTGCTTGTTGCCGATTCCCTGACTGGCCAGGATGCGGTGAACCTTGCACGTAGCTTCGACGAAAGTGTTGGCATTACCGGTCTTGTGCTGACCCGGATGGATGGCGATGGGCGCGGTGGTGCTGCCCTTTCCATGCGTGCCGTTACCGGCAAGCCGGTCAAGATCATCGGCACTGGCGAGAAGATGGATGCGCTTGAGGAGTTTCATCCCAAGCGTATTGCCGATCGTATTCTGGGCATGGGCGACATTGTTTCGCTCGTTGAAAAAGCTGCTGAAACCATTGACGCCGAACAGGCGGCTGCGATGGCCAAGAAGATGCAGTCGGGCAAGTTCGATCTTAACGATCTTGCCGCGCAGCTTGGCCAGATGCAGAAGATGGGCGGTATGGGCGGCATTATGGGCATGATGCCCGGTATGGGCAAAATGAAAGACCAGATGTCTGCGGCTGGAATGGACGACAAGATGTTTGCGCGCCAAGTCGCAATCATTTCGTCCATGACCAAGGCAGAACGCGCCAATCCGGACATTCTAAAGCATAGCCGCAAAAAGCGTATAGCTGCCGGTTCGGGAACCGATGCGGCGGCCATCAACAAGCTCTTGAAGATGCATCGCCAGATGGCTGACATGATGAAAGCCATGGGCGGCAAGGGCAAGGGCGGCGGCATGATGCGCGGCATGATGGGCGGCATGGCGCAGAAAATGGGCCTTGGCGGCATGATGGGGGGCGGCATGCCGGATCTCTCCAGCATGGACCCCAAGCAGCTTGAGGCTTTGCAGAAACAGGCGCAGGCATCCGGTCTCGGTGGCGGTATGCCAAGAGGCTTACCAGGGCTACCTGGCGGTGGATTGCCCGGTTTACCAGGTGGCATGAAGCTTCCCGGACTTGGCGGCGGCCTGCCCGGCCTGCCGAAAAAGAAGTGA
- a CDS encoding chorismate mutase, which yields MSATKSPQAQLADYRVSIDNIDAALVNMLAERFRCTKAVGVLKAEHGLPAADPSREATQIARLRQLAQEAHLDPDFAEKFLNFVIKEVIRHHEQIATETGSAS from the coding sequence ATGAGTGCAACCAAATCCCCCCAGGCACAGCTGGCAGATTATCGCGTATCGATTGACAATATCGACGCCGCGTTGGTGAACATGCTGGCCGAGCGGTTTCGCTGCACCAAGGCGGTCGGTGTTCTCAAGGCCGAGCATGGCTTGCCGGCTGCCGACCCGTCTCGCGAAGCGACGCAGATCGCGCGGCTTCGCCAGCTTGCTCAAGAGGCGCATCTCGATCCTGATTTTGCAGAAAAATTCCTGAACTTCGTCATCAAGGAAGTCATCAGGCACCACGAACAGATCGCGACCGAAACCGGTAGCGCTTCCTGA
- a CDS encoding NAD(P)/FAD-dependent oxidoreductase, which produces MTGYDVVIIGGAIVGSSVAYFLRREGFSGSIALIERDPNFTHAATTLSCASIRQQFSIPENIRLSQFTLALFRRLQDEFGTGSDIAFHEKGYLILAGEQGLPILQQNHAAQTGEGADILLENPEELQKRFAWLSTEGITAGAYGRSGEGWFDAHALLMLFRKALRTMNVDLIAADVVSVEREGSRVTGVTLDDGRKLAAGTLVNAAGPNAGNVAAMAGIPLPVEPRKRSVFVFEAREHFAYMPLLVDPSGVYVRPEGAMYITGGAEDYGADGPADPTDFEPDWALFEDVIWPTLAHRIPAFEAIKPGRAWAGHYDYNTLDQNAVIGPHPEVANFLFANGFSGHGLQQAPAVGKALAELVVHGAYRSIDCSTFGYERVAEGRAFRELNVI; this is translated from the coding sequence ATGACTGGATACGACGTCGTCATCATAGGCGGGGCAATTGTGGGCAGTTCGGTGGCTTATTTTCTGCGCCGCGAAGGTTTTTCCGGATCGATTGCGCTGATCGAGCGCGATCCGAACTTCACCCATGCGGCAACAACGCTTTCCTGCGCCTCGATCCGCCAGCAGTTTTCGATCCCTGAAAACATCCGACTGTCGCAGTTTACGCTCGCGCTGTTTCGGCGGCTGCAGGACGAATTCGGGACCGGCTCCGACATCGCCTTCCATGAAAAAGGATATCTGATCCTCGCCGGCGAACAGGGGCTGCCGATCCTGCAGCAGAACCATGCGGCCCAGACGGGCGAAGGCGCCGACATTCTGCTGGAAAACCCCGAAGAATTGCAAAAGCGCTTCGCGTGGCTTTCGACCGAAGGCATTACCGCCGGAGCTTATGGACGCTCGGGCGAAGGCTGGTTCGACGCGCACGCCCTTTTGATGCTGTTCCGCAAGGCACTGCGCACGATGAACGTGGATCTCATCGCCGCGGACGTGGTTTCCGTCGAGCGCGAGGGCTCACGCGTCACCGGTGTCACACTGGATGACGGCCGCAAGCTGGCCGCCGGCACCCTGGTCAACGCTGCCGGACCCAACGCCGGAAACGTGGCAGCAATGGCCGGCATTCCCCTCCCGGTAGAGCCGCGCAAACGCAGCGTTTTTGTGTTCGAGGCGCGCGAGCATTTCGCCTACATGCCATTGCTGGTCGATCCATCCGGCGTCTATGTCCGCCCCGAAGGCGCGATGTACATCACCGGCGGCGCCGAAGATTATGGAGCGGATGGCCCGGCCGACCCGACCGATTTCGAACCGGATTGGGCGCTGTTCGAGGATGTCATCTGGCCAACGCTTGCCCATCGCATTCCGGCATTCGAGGCTATCAAGCCGGGCCGGGCCTGGGCCGGTCACTATGACTACAACACGCTCGACCAAAATGCCGTGATCGGTCCCCACCCCGAGGTCGCAAACTTTCTCTTCGCGAATGGTTTTTCCGGCCACGGCCTGCAACAGGCGCCGGCTGTCGGCAAGGCGCTGGCTGAACTGGTTGTCCATGGAGCCTATCGCAGCATTGACTGCAGCACCTTTGGCTATGAACGGGTGGCTGAGGGCCGGGCGTTCCGGGAACTGAACGTCATCTAG
- a CDS encoding RidA family protein produces MGDTRKLISTGSPFEMTAGYSRAVVQGDWCFVSGTTGYDYTTMAMPDSVEDQTHNCMATIRNALREGGFELEDVVRAHYYITDTAFVDRVFPILGSYFGDIRPAATMITCQLNKPEMKIEIEVTALRRPE; encoded by the coding sequence ATGGGCGATACGCGAAAGCTGATCTCGACCGGTTCACCGTTTGAAATGACGGCGGGCTACAGCCGCGCGGTCGTGCAAGGCGACTGGTGTTTCGTCTCCGGCACCACGGGCTACGACTATACCACCATGGCAATGCCTGACAGTGTCGAAGATCAAACCCACAATTGCATGGCCACAATCCGCAATGCACTGCGCGAGGGTGGGTTTGAGCTCGAAGACGTGGTCCGTGCGCACTACTACATTACCGACACAGCCTTCGTGGACCGCGTGTTCCCGATCCTCGGCAGCTATTTCGGCGATATCAGACCGGCAGCGACGATGATCACCTGCCAGCTGAACAAGCCTGAAATGAAAATCGAGATCGAGGTCACGGCACTGCGGCGCCCGGAGTAA
- the hisC gene encoding histidinol-phosphate transaminase, whose product MSHFWSPLVHTLTPYVAGEQTVLRDGLKLNTNENPYGPSPHALAAIAEAAADTLKLYPDSGSVQLRKAIAQSYDIDAGMVFVGNGSDEVLAHAFQALLNHEGPLLFPDITYSFYTTYCRLYGIDFRQIPVDADMQVKIADYDVPCGAIILPNPNAPTGSVLPLAEIERLIASHSDKVVVIDEAYVDFGGESAVPLVQKYPNLLVIQTFSKSRALAGLRVGFAIGQRPLIEALERVKDSFNSYPLDRLAIAGATAAWEDQEWFERHRDMIVASRERLSGSLRDMGFIVIPSATNFVFARHPQWPGADLASALRKHEILVRHFPKDRIGDFLRISIGTDAECDRLVATLQEVLGQPSV is encoded by the coding sequence ATGAGTCATTTCTGGAGCCCCCTTGTTCATACGCTGACGCCCTATGTGGCTGGCGAGCAGACCGTTCTGCGCGATGGGCTCAAGCTCAACACCAATGAAAACCCCTACGGCCCGTCGCCGCATGCGCTGGCGGCCATCGCCGAAGCGGCTGCCGATACGCTCAAGCTCTATCCCGACTCAGGTTCGGTGCAGCTGCGAAAGGCCATTGCCCAAAGCTACGACATTGATGCTGGCATGGTGTTTGTCGGCAACGGATCCGACGAGGTTTTGGCGCACGCGTTTCAGGCGCTTCTGAACCATGAGGGGCCGCTTCTATTCCCCGACATTACCTACAGTTTTTACACCACCTACTGCCGTCTTTACGGAATTGATTTCCGCCAGATTCCCGTTGATGCCGACATGCAGGTGAAGATTGCCGATTATGACGTGCCATGTGGCGCCATCATTCTCCCCAATCCTAACGCACCGACTGGAAGTGTCCTGCCCCTGGCAGAGATAGAGAGACTGATCGCAAGCCATTCCGACAAAGTCGTCGTGATCGACGAAGCATATGTCGATTTCGGCGGCGAAAGCGCGGTACCGCTGGTTCAAAAATATCCCAATCTTCTTGTGATCCAGACTTTTTCCAAGTCGCGCGCTCTAGCCGGGCTGCGGGTTGGCTTTGCGATCGGGCAACGGCCGCTGATCGAGGCACTGGAGCGGGTCAAGGACAGTTTTAATTCCTATCCGCTGGATCGACTGGCAATCGCCGGCGCGACGGCTGCCTGGGAAGACCAGGAGTGGTTTGAGCGTCACCGCGACATGATCGTTGCCAGCCGGGAGCGGCTGTCCGGTTCTCTGCGCGACATGGGCTTCATCGTCATCCCGTCTGCCACGAATTTTGTGTTTGCCCGCCACCCGCAATGGCCAGGCGCTGATCTCGCCAGCGCGCTTCGCAAGCACGAGATCCTGGTGCGGCATTTTCCGAAAGACAGGATCGGCGATTTTCTGCGTATCAGCATCGGCACGGATGCTGAATGCGACCGCCTCGTTGCCACGTTACAGGAAGTGCTCGGGCAGCCTTCTGTCTGA
- the leuD gene encoding 3-isopropylmalate dehydratase small subunit encodes MEKFNRLTGVAAPLPIVNVDTDMIIPKDYLKTIKRTGLGVGLFAEMRYLDDGAENPDFVLNKPAYRNAQILVVGDNFGCGSSREHAPWALLDFGIRCVISTSFADIFYNNCFKNGILPITVSQEDLDKLMDDAERGANATVSVDLETLEIRGPDGGVIAFEIDDFKRHCMLNGLDDIGLTMEKAPAIASFEERNAQSRPWA; translated from the coding sequence ATGGAAAAATTCAACAGGCTCACAGGCGTTGCGGCGCCGCTGCCAATCGTCAATGTCGATACCGACATGATCATCCCGAAGGATTATCTGAAGACGATCAAGCGCACCGGGCTTGGCGTCGGCCTTTTCGCGGAAATGCGCTATCTCGACGACGGTGCGGAAAACCCCGACTTCGTCCTCAACAAGCCGGCCTACCGCAACGCCCAGATCCTGGTTGTCGGCGACAATTTCGGCTGCGGCTCCTCGCGCGAACACGCGCCGTGGGCGCTTCTCGACTTCGGTATTCGCTGTGTCATCTCCACCAGCTTTGCTGATATCTTTTACAACAATTGCTTCAAGAACGGCATTCTGCCGATCACGGTCAGTCAGGAAGACCTCGACAAGCTGATGGATGACGCCGAGCGCGGCGCCAACGCGACCGTCTCTGTCGATCTCGAGACCCTCGAAATCCGCGGTCCAGACGGCGGCGTGATTGCATTCGAGATTGACGACTTCAAGCGCCATTGCATGCTGAATGGCCTCGATGACATCGGCCTGACGATGGAAAAGGCCCCTGCCATCGCCAGTTTTGAAGAGCGCAACGCGCAAAGCCGCCCCTGGGCTTGA
- a CDS encoding aspartate-semialdehyde dehydrogenase, with protein MGFKVAVVGATGNVGREMLNILEERGFPVSEVVAVASRRSQGTEVSYGDKTLKVRALETFDFSDVDICLMSAGGNVSKEWSPKIGKMGCVVIDNSSAFRYDQDVPLIVPEVNPDAISGFTKKNIIANPNCSTAQLVVALKPLHDFAKIKRVVVATYQSVSGAGKEGMDELFTQTRAVFVADSVESKKFTKRIAFNVIPHIDVFLDDGFTKEEWKMVAETKKMLDPKIKLTATCVRVPVFIGHSEAVNIEFENPITADEARDILREAPGCLVIDKREDGGYITPLESAGEDATFISRIREDSTIDNGLSMWIVSDNLRKGAALNTIQIAELLIERGLIQPKKKAA; from the coding sequence ATGGGTTTCAAGGTAGCAGTAGTCGGAGCCACGGGTAATGTGGGTCGCGAAATGCTTAACATTCTCGAAGAGCGCGGCTTTCCGGTCTCTGAAGTGGTTGCCGTCGCCTCGCGGCGCAGCCAGGGCACGGAAGTATCTTACGGTGACAAGACACTGAAAGTGCGCGCACTCGAGACTTTCGATTTTTCCGACGTCGACATCTGCCTCATGTCTGCCGGCGGCAATGTCTCGAAGGAATGGTCGCCAAAGATCGGCAAGATGGGCTGCGTCGTCATCGATAATTCGAGCGCCTTCCGTTACGATCAGGATGTGCCTTTGATCGTGCCTGAAGTGAACCCCGACGCCATATCCGGCTTCACCAAGAAGAACATCATCGCCAATCCAAACTGCTCAACCGCACAGCTGGTTGTTGCACTGAAGCCCTTGCACGATTTTGCCAAGATCAAGCGCGTCGTCGTAGCAACCTATCAGTCGGTTTCCGGCGCTGGCAAGGAAGGCATGGACGAGCTGTTCACCCAGACCCGTGCTGTGTTCGTGGCGGATTCGGTCGAGAGCAAGAAGTTCACCAAGCGCATCGCCTTTAATGTCATTCCCCATATCGATGTCTTCCTTGATGACGGCTTCACCAAGGAAGAATGGAAGATGGTGGCCGAGACCAAGAAGATGCTTGATCCCAAGATCAAGCTGACCGCCACCTGCGTGCGCGTGCCGGTGTTCATCGGTCACTCGGAAGCGGTAAATATCGAGTTTGAAAACCCGATTACCGCGGATGAAGCCCGCGATATCCTGCGCGAAGCACCGGGCTGCCTTGTCATCGATAAGCGCGAAGACGGCGGTTACATCACGCCGCTGGAATCGGCCGGCGAGGATGCGACCTTTATTTCCCGCATCCGCGAGGACTCCACCATCGACAATGGTCTTTCGATGTGGATCGTCTCCGACAATCTGCGCAAGGGCGCGGCGCTCAACACCATTCAGATCGCCGAACTGCTGATCGAGCGCGGATTGATCCAGCCGAAGAAAAAGGCTGCCTAA
- a CDS encoding c-type cytochrome — MQAKLVSADIAQGEKLFKRCVACHTIEKDGRNKVGPNLYGVVGKAVAQVEGYSYSPALKTYGGEWTLERLDAYLHQPRAEVKGTKMAFPGLKKEDERANLIAYLNTFSDKPVQFGAAEEKVEPASQAASADPATDTAQPIEGDFGRLKVAPGVEATYYACSSCHSEMIVAQQGLTRENWVDMLDWMVKEQEMDEIAEPERTEILDYLSTHYNKDRPNFQKPN, encoded by the coding sequence ATGCAGGCCAAGCTTGTCTCGGCCGACATCGCCCAGGGCGAGAAACTGTTCAAGCGTTGTGTCGCATGCCACACGATCGAAAAAGACGGTAGAAACAAGGTTGGGCCCAATCTCTATGGCGTCGTCGGAAAGGCGGTCGCTCAGGTCGAAGGCTATTCTTATTCCCCTGCCTTAAAGACGTATGGCGGAGAGTGGACCCTAGAGCGGCTGGATGCCTATCTGCATCAGCCTCGGGCCGAAGTGAAAGGCACCAAGATGGCGTTTCCCGGCCTCAAGAAAGAGGATGAGCGCGCGAACCTCATCGCCTACCTCAACACCTTCTCTGACAAGCCGGTTCAGTTCGGCGCCGCCGAAGAGAAGGTGGAGCCGGCCAGCCAAGCTGCGTCTGCTGATCCCGCCACAGATACTGCCCAACCGATTGAAGGAGATTTTGGTCGATTGAAGGTCGCGCCCGGTGTCGAGGCGACGTACTATGCCTGCTCATCCTGCCATTCGGAGATGATCGTTGCACAGCAAGGTCTCACCCGTGAGAACTGGGTCGACATGCTGGACTGGATGGTCAAAGAGCAGGAGATGGATGAGATCGCCGAGCCGGAGCGAACCGAGATTCTCGACTACCTGTCCACGCACTACAACAAGGATCGGCCCAATTTCCAAAAACCCAATTAG
- the leuB gene encoding 3-isopropylmalate dehydrogenase: MAARKLLLLAGDGIGPEAMGEVKKLIAVMNDTLSTGFETDEGLVGGCAYDAHGAAISDADMDKAMAADAVLFGAVGGPKWDAVPYDVRPEAGLLRLRKDMELFANLRPAICYPALAASSSLKQEVVEGLDILIVRELTGGVYFGEPKQIIDLGNGQKRGIDTQVYDTFEIERISGVAFELARTRNNHVTSMEKRNVMKSGVLWNEVVTQTHKEKYADVKLDHMLADAGGMQLVRWPKQFDVIVTDNLFGDMLSDVAAMLTGSLGMLPSASLGAPDAMTGKRKALYEPVHGSAPDIAGQGIANPIAMLSSFAMCLRYSFGMVAEADRVEASIAAVLDDGLRTKDILSEGMTEVGTTAMGDAIIEKFRALG, translated from the coding sequence ATGGCAGCGCGCAAACTTCTCCTCCTCGCCGGCGACGGCATCGGTCCCGAAGCGATGGGCGAGGTGAAAAAGCTTATTGCCGTGATGAATGACACCCTGTCCACCGGCTTCGAAACTGACGAGGGGCTGGTCGGCGGCTGTGCCTACGACGCCCATGGCGCCGCCATTTCAGACGCCGACATGGACAAGGCAATGGCCGCCGATGCGGTTTTATTCGGCGCTGTTGGCGGTCCGAAGTGGGATGCAGTACCCTATGATGTGCGCCCCGAAGCCGGGTTGCTTCGCCTTCGCAAAGACATGGAGCTGTTCGCCAATTTGCGGCCAGCCATCTGCTATCCCGCGCTTGCGGCCTCCTCCTCACTCAAGCAGGAGGTAGTCGAGGGTCTCGATATTCTGATCGTACGCGAGTTGACCGGCGGCGTGTATTTCGGCGAACCCAAGCAGATCATCGATCTTGGCAATGGCCAGAAGCGCGGCATCGACACGCAGGTTTATGACACATTCGAGATCGAACGCATCTCAGGTGTGGCGTTTGAGCTGGCACGCACCCGCAACAACCACGTTACCTCCATGGAAAAGCGCAACGTCATGAAATCCGGCGTTTTGTGGAATGAGGTGGTGACCCAGACCCATAAGGAAAAATACGCCGATGTGAAGCTCGATCACATGCTTGCAGATGCCGGCGGCATGCAGCTTGTGCGCTGGCCAAAACAGTTCGATGTGATCGTCACCGACAATCTGTTTGGCGATATGCTGTCAGATGTCGCCGCTATGCTCACCGGCTCGCTCGGCATGTTGCCATCGGCCTCGCTCGGGGCGCCAGATGCCATGACAGGCAAACGCAAGGCACTATACGAGCCCGTGCACGGCTCGGCACCGGACATTGCCGGCCAGGGCATTGCCAACCCCATCGCCATGCTTTCCTCCTTCGCCATGTGCCTGCGCTATTCGTTCGGCATGGTCGCCGAGGCAGACCGAGTGGAGGCGTCAATCGCCGCAGTACTGGATGATGGCTTGCGCACGAAGGACATTCTGTCCGAGGGCATGACCGAAGTTGGGACAACCGCCATGGGCGACGCGATCATCGAAAAGTTCCGCGCCCTTGGCTGA
- the rpsP gene encoding 30S ribosomal protein S16, translated as MALKIRLARAGSKKRPYYHVVIADARSPRDGRFIEAIGSWNPLLAKGEERVKIDADRAKHWLSQGAMPTDRVLRFLDEAGIAKREARSNPNKAEPGKKAQERAATMKKAQEDAAAAIAAATAAPAEEAPAEEAAAS; from the coding sequence ATGGCATTGAAAATTCGTCTCGCCCGCGCCGGCTCGAAAAAGCGCCCTTACTATCACGTCGTCATCGCCGACGCCCGCTCGCCACGCGATGGCCGCTTCATCGAGGCAATTGGTTCGTGGAACCCGCTGCTCGCCAAGGGCGAAGAGCGCGTGAAGATCGACGCCGACCGTGCCAAGCACTGGCTGTCGCAAGGCGCGATGCCAACCGACCGCGTGCTGCGCTTCCTTGATGAAGCCGGCATTGCCAAGCGCGAAGCCCGCTCGAACCCGAACAAGGCCGAGCCCGGCAAGAAGGCGCAGGAACGCGCTGCCACGATGAAGAAGGCACAGGAAGATGCAGCAGCCGCTATTGCCGCGGCAACGGCTGCGCCTGCTGAGGAAGCTCCGGCTGAGGAAGCTGCTGCTTCGTAA